The Erythrolamprus reginae isolate rEryReg1 chromosome 3, rEryReg1.hap1, whole genome shotgun sequence genome contains a region encoding:
- the LOC139164361 gene encoding abnormal spindle-like microcephaly-associated protein homolog isoform X2, with protein MTSADALPKSYFFLKGMPGERIYILITWTPLEGGKVRELITFIVNDVVKLQAVLLGNAEQPIKKKKNLWDTIKRRPPAQQLRKRVPVVKSINKTFQVSEKTEKNRSPLQSCENLEVNSNRISPNGNSLIISEHNLSLSPINPVSQKNQHVFYTPLSTTYSIPEAPACHKLLNNVTETPTVTTLCANVLGENVCQYNINSAEINAKSVGTPEQLNMSLNRRKILSPDSFINNSYEVTEDAAIAMPILSPDQFLKENQMVVQPISECKTVSFSSDVKSCMSTAKVSKQKEKVQVAFFIEPQLSTKTPNNINEKNPTTRCYKKIEQNVKSKTSDQACCLQSKIKPLLSSTATKTKPNPEGKEAKMLKLKSKKSLSNAIEHCTDIIPKNLDILPRLPVIESVSNETKCIKDKSGFIYLESSHNRKRKSGEYLEDVNGKEEYAENLGRKRTLVSNDENGSKNALKLAVSKSQNGDKQKKRFGSSSKKYKNFKRTKNIVPVAQSHLTFVKPLKAGNIPRHPMPFAAKNMFYDEQWKEKQQRGFTWWLNFVLTPDDFTLKTDVSQVNTACLILGTETYKTSVPKAPTKEEASLRAYTTRCKLNKLRRSSFRLFTCDEMMKAIKRLEIEIEAKRLLVRKDRHLWKDIGERQKILSWLLCYNPLWLRIGLETIFGELIALESNSDMMGLAVFILNRLLWNPVIAAEYRHPTVPHLYRDGHEEALSKFTLKKLLLLVCFLDRAKVSRIIEHDPCLFFKNAEYKSSKEILLAFSRDFLSGEGDLSRHLGFMGFPVNHVQTTLDEFDFGVTNLATDLQCGIRLVRTLELLSSDWTLSKKLRVPAISRLQKMHNVKLAFEALNAHGIQLKDELGSTIDAKDIVDRHREKTFALLWKIVFAFQVNISLDVNQLKAEIAFLKNMQVRKLKRPDVECVNSMGYETSMSYSYESYGENVKLLMDWVNVVCGFYNIKVENFTVSFSDGRVLCYLIHHYHPCYVPLDAVCKHTTQTVECTRSGTLGLNSSSESDSSLNLKIDQTISTSVLYKELLDNEKRNFQLINAAVSDLGGIPAMIQHSDMSNTIPDEKVVIIYVSFLCSRLISLSKEIRAAQLIQSAWRKYRLKILAETKEQKFNAVIVLQKHWRRYLAVLEFQKLKKAKQEETARIAIQRRQEAVIVLQAWYRMKRERQRFLKMSGAASVIQAYYHAHRERTFQRQKFLQIKRAILHLQASYRGFKVRRMLRHQHMAATKIQALYRAYAARMKYQSLIQASIVIQKWYRTSKSGSKIRKRFQKTKAAVISLQAVLRGWQVRKWLQKQHAAAITIQSAYRKYKAMKKFRIMRHSAITIQQHYRAHMSSKKQQQEYIVLYNSIVLFQATWRGTIVRRQIERQHQAAVTIQSYYRMHVNQAKFKHFRKAAVTIQRWYRAVIQARNSRQKYLTLKETTLKMQAIYRGLRERRKIQRMNQAAICIQAMFKMHQCNVQYRTLKKSAIIIQTRCRAFCRGQEDRKKYLALRKSSLILQAAYRGMKIRQELRSSHQCIIVIQSYYRMYRERKAYLKLVAAIKVIQRWYRASRDTNAQMYEYKMMKISALKIQAAFRGMKTRVLLKKMHMAAIIIQRNFKAFLQRRTFIFLKSAAVTIQRRYRATVLSKQQREKFLNLRRAVIIIQSAIRGLLVRRHVKQMHLAAAVIQATFGMHIAYTQYRRMKSACVVIQQHYRAYQAAKQTRELYLKQQRSALILQAAYRGMKVRHMLKKKHEAAVVIQSNYRKHRQWKSYKNIQWAARLIQVRVRANQASKMAVQQYSSIRKATICIQKAFRRMKARNQRRQEAALLLQQSFKRQRARKNDLALKAAAISLQRRYRATVLSKQQRENFLNLRRAVIIIQSAIRGLLVRRHVKQMHLAAAVIQATFRMHITYTQYRTMKSACVVIQQHYRAYQAAKQTRELYLKQQRSALILQAAYRGMKVRHMLKKKHEAAVVIQSNYRKHRQWKSYKNIQWAARLIQVRVRANQASKMAVQQYSSIRKATICIQKAFRRMKARNQRRQVAAILLQRSFKRQRARKNYLALKAAANFLQRKYRATVLSKQQHEKFLNLRRAVIIIQSGIRGLLVRRHVKQMHLAAAVIQATFRMRITYTQYRTMKSACVVIQHHYRAYQAAKQTKELYLKQQHSALILQAAYRGMKVRHMLKKKHEAAVVIQSNYRKHRQWKSYKNIQWAARLIQVRVRANQASKMAVQQYSSIKKATICIQKAFRRMKARNQRRQEAAILLQRSFKRQRERKNYLALKAAANFLQRKYRATVLSKQQHGNFLNLRRAVIIIQSGIRGLLVRRHVKQMHLAAAVIQATFRMHITYTQYRTMKSACVVIQQHYRAYQAAKQTKELYLKQNRSALILQAAYRGMKVRNMLKKKHEAAVVIQSNYRKHRQWKSYKSIQWAVRLIQVRVRANQASKMAVQQYSSIRKATICIQKAFRRMKARNQSRQEAALLLQRSFKRQRAIEAKEQYQKYWKAAVLIQQHYRSYMTMKHHSTVYLQTCKRIIILQATVRGFIERQRFSRVKRSTIKIQRWFRGNWQRRKYLQYRRNIIIIQRMVRRWISHRNTNTGGIPKDITPQNVNTGVIKFQALWRGYSWRKKTDTPETRSLRDSLIIANKESKEENKLYNRTAVAIDNLLKYKHFSYILVALKDLEIVTRLSPVCCENMAQSKAVCTIFTLIRSCNRSVPSMDVIKYSVQVLLNLSKYEKTADAVYSVKNSVETLLDLLQMYREKSGDKTSKKTGSIFTKTCCLFAHLSKDSRRASEIQNNHKTVARLRRLFKVTARKHQMDVQRMRAKQSSIPVKTKIVSRQRPDWDLRKDNIREIVDPLQAIEMVVNTLGISYD; from the exons AAAAATCTTTGGGATACTATTAAAAGAAGACCCCCTGCGCAGCAATTACGAAAAAGAGTGCCAGTCgttaaaagtataaataaaacatttcaggTGTCtgaaaaaacagagaaaaacaGAAGCCCTCTTCAGTCTTGTGAGAATCTGGAAGTGAATTCAAACAGAATTTCACCTAATGGAAATTCCTTAATCATTTCAGAACATAACCTATCTCTTTCCCCTATTAATCCCGTCAGTCAGAAGAACCAACATGTCTTTTATACTCCCCTATCAACTACATATTCTATtccagaagcaccagcctgtcATAAGTTATTAAATAATGTAACAGAAACCCCTACTGTTACAACTCTATGTGCTAATGTTTTGGGGGAAAACGTATGCCAATATAATATTAACTCAgcagaaataaatgcaaaatCAGTCGGTACACCAGAACAATTGAATATGTCTTTGAATCGTAGGAAAATTTTAAGTCCTGATTCTTTTATAAACAATAGTTATGAAGTGACAGAAGATGCAGCAATAGCAATGCCTATTCTTTCACCTGatcagtttttaaaagaaaatcaaatggtTGTTCAACCAATCTCAGAATGTAAAACTGTGTCCTTTTCTTCAGATGTGAAATCATGTATGTCAACAGCAAAAGTttcaaaacagaaagaaaaggtaCAAGTTGCTTTTTTTATAGAACCTCAGCTTTCCACCAAAACTCCCAacaatataaatgaaaaaaatcctacaaCACGTTGCTATAAGAAGATTGAACAAAATGTCAAATCCAAGACAAGTGATCAAGCTTGCTGCCTTCAGAGCAAAATAAAGCCTTTGCTTTCTAGCACTGCTACCAAAACTaagcccaatcctgaaggaaaaGAAGCAAAGATGTTAAAACTAAAATCTAAAAAAAGTCTTTCTAATGCAATAGAGCATTGTACGGACATTATCCCTAAAAATCTGGACATATTGCCAAGACTTCCAGTTATAGAAAGTGTTTCAAATGAAACTAAATGTATCAAAGATAAATCCGGATTCATTTATTTGGAATCGTCTCATAATCGTAAAAGAAAAAGTGGAGAATATTTGGAAGATGTTAATGGAAAAGAAGAATATGCAGAAAATTTAGGAAGAAAAAGAACTCTGGTATCCAATGATGAAAATGGAAGCAAGAATGCTTTGAAATTAGCAGTTTCCAAATCTCAGAATGGAGATAAGCAAAAGAAGAGATTtg gttcctcatcaaaaaaatataagaattttaaaaggaCAAAAAATATTGTTCCAGTTGCACAGTCTCATCTGACTTTTGTGAAGCCTTTAAAAGCAG GTAATATTCCTAGGCATCCAATGCCTTTTGCAGCAAAGAATATGTTTTACGATGAGCAGtggaaagaaaaacaacaacgagGTTTTACATGGTGGTTGAATTTTGTACTTACTCCTGATGATTTTACTCTGAAAACAGACGTTTCACAAG TTAATACAGCATGTCTCATCCTGGGAACAGAGACTTATAAAACCAGTGTTCCTAAAGCACCAACAAAAGAAGAAGCATCATTAAGAGCATATACGACTCGATGCAAATTAAACAAACTTCGTAGGTCATCTTTCCGTTTGTTTACTTGTGATGAAATGATGAAAGCAATAAAGAGGCTGGAGATTGAAATTGAAGCAAAACGTTTGCTAGTTCGAAAAGACAGACATCTGTGGAAGGATATTG GAGAACGACAGAAAATCCTCAGCTGGCTGTTATGTTACAATCCACTGTGGTTGCGCATCGGCCTAGAA ACAATCTTTGGTGAACTGATTGCTTTGGAAAGTAACAGTGATATGATGGGTTTGGCAGTGTTTATACTAAATCGCTTGTTATGGAACCCAGTTATAGCAGCTGAATACCGACACCCAACCGTGCCTCATCTTTATCGAGATG GTCATGAAGAAGCACTGTCCAAATTTACACTGAAAAAACTTCTACTACTGGTTTGTTTCCTTGATCGTGCCAAAGTATCTCGAATTATTGAACATGACCCTTGCTTATTCTTCAAAAATGCAGAATATAAG TCTAGTAAAGAAATATTACTAGCATTTTCCCGGGACTTTTTAAGTGGAGAAGGTGATCTTTCACGTCACTTGGGCTTCATGGGTTTCCCTGTTAATCATGTACAGACTACGCTGGATGAATTTGACTTTGGTGTTACAAATTTAGCTACAGACTTACAATGTGGCATTCGTCTTGT GAGAACTTTAGAACTGCTGTCATCAGATTGGACTCTTTCAAAAAAATTAAGAGTGCCTGCAATCAGCAGACTTCAGAAGATGCATAATGTTAAACTTGCTTTTGAGGCATTGAATGCTCATGGAATTCAGTTGAAAGATGAACTTG GTTCAACCATTGACGCAAAGGATATTGTAGATCGACATAGAGAGAAAACATTTGCTTTATTATGGAAAATAGTGTTCGCTTTTCAG GTGAATATTTCCCTTGATGTGAATCAATTAAAAGCAGAAATTGCATTCTTAAAAAACATGCAAGTTAGAAAATTAAAAAGACCTGATGTGGAATGTGTTAACAGCATGGGATATGAAACCAGCATGTCTTATTCATATGAAAGCTATGGTGAAAATGTAAAACTGCTGATGGACTGGGTGAATGTTGTCTGTGGATTTTACAATATTAAG GTAGAAAATTTCACAGTGTCCTTTTCAGATGGAAGAGTATTATGTTATTTGATTCATCATTATCACCCATGTTATGTGCCCTTGGACGCTGTATGTAAACACACTACTCAAACTGTAGAATGTACCAGAAGTGGCACTCTTGGGCTAAATTCCTCTTCTGAGTCTGATTCTTCTTTAAATCTCAAAATTGATCAAA CTATAAGTACTTCCGTGCTTTATAAAGAACTCCTTGATAATGAAAAGAGAAATTTTCAACTGATCAATGCTGCCGTTTCTGATCTGGGAGGTATTCCAGCTATGATTCAGCATTCAGACATGTCTAATACAATACCTGATGAGAAG GTAGTCATTATTTATGTGTCATTTCTGTGTTCAAGACTTATAAGTCTTTCTAAAGAGATTCGAGCAGCTCAGTTGATTCAATCTGCTTGGAGAAAATACAGATTGAAAATACTTGCTGAG aCCAAGGAACAAAAATTTAATGCTGTAATTGTACTTCAAAAACATTGGAGAAGATATTTGGCTGTGCTGGAatttcagaaattaaaaaaggcaAAGCAAGAAGAAACTGCAAGAATAGCAATCCAG AGACGGCAAGAGGCTGTAATTGTCCTTCAAGCTTGGTACAGAATGAAGAGAGAGAGGCAgcggtttttaaaaatgtctggAGCTGCATCTGTCATTCAAGCATACTATCATGCACATAGAGAACGGACCTTTCAGAGACAGAAGTTTTTGCAAATCAAAAGGGCAATTTTGCATTTACAAGCTAGCTATAGGGGCTTTAAAGTACGAAGAATGCTAAGACACCAACACATGGCTGCTACTAAAATCCAAGCTTTGTACAGGGCTTATGCTGCTAGAATGAAATATCAAAGTTTGATTCAAGCTTCCATTGTAATTCAGAAATGGTACAGGACTTCTAAAAGCGGAtccaaaataagaaaaagattTCAGAAGACAAAAGCAGCTGTGATTTCCTTACAGGCGGTTTTGCGTGGTTGGCAAGTGAGAAAATGGCTTCAGAAGCAGCATGCTGCAGCAATTACTATTCAATCTGCCTACAGAAAGTATAAAGCTATGAAAAAGTTCAGGATAATGAGGCATTCCGCTATTACTATACAGCAGCATTATCGGGCTCACATGTCAAGTAAAAAACAGCAACAGGAATATATTGTTCTTTACAATAGCATTGTATTATTCCAGGCAACTTGGAGAGGAACAATTGTGAGAAGGCAAATAGAAAGGCAGCATCAGGCTGCAGTGACTATTCAGTCCTATTATAGGATGCATGTAAATCAAGCTAAGTTTAAACATTTCAGGAAAGCTGCAGTTACAATTCAGAGATGGTATCGTGCTGTTATTCAAGCCCGTAACTCACGACAAAAATATCTTACTTTAAAGGAAACAACTCTTAAAATGCAGGCAATTTACCGAGGTTTGAGAGAAAGGCGAAAAATCCAACGCATGAACCAAGCAGCTATTTGTATACAAGCCATGTTTAAAATGCATCAATGTAATGTTCAATATAGGACTCTGAAAAAGTCAGCTATTATAATTCAAACACGATGCAGAGCTTTCTGCAGAGGACAAGAAGATCGGAAAAAATACCTGGCACTTAGAAAGTCATCTCTCATCCTACAAGCAGCTTACAGAGGTATGAAAATTAGACAGGAATTGAGAAGTAGTCACCAGTGCATAATAGTTATTCAGTCATATTATCGAATGTACAGAGAACGGAAAGCTTATTTAAAGCTAGTTGCAGCAATAAAAGTGATTCAGCGATGGTATCGTGCTTCCAGAGATACAAATGCTCAGATGTATGAATACAAAATGATGAAGATTTCTGCTCTCAAAATCCAGGCAGCTTTCCGAGGTATGAAAACTAGAGTCCTTTTGAAAAAGATGCACATGGCTGCCATCATCATTCAAAGAAATTTTAAAGCTTTTCTTCAGAGGCgtacatttatttttcttaaatcagCTGCTGTGACAATTCAGAGAAGGTATCGAGCAACAGTACTCTCAAAACAGCAACGTGAGAAGTTCCTTAATTTGCGTAGGGCAGTGATTATAATACAATCTGCCATCAGAGGCCTGCTTGTTAGGAGACACGTAAAGCAAATGCATCTGGCTGCTGCAGTTATCCAAGCAACTTTTGGAATGCACATAGCCTATACTCAGTACAGAAGAATGAAATCTGCTTGTGTTGTAATACAGCAACATTATAGAGCATATCAAGCAGCTAAGCAGACCAGAGAGTTGTACTTGAAACAGCAACGGTCTGCTCTAATTCTCCAGGCAGCTTACAGAGGAATGAAAGTTAGGCATATGTTAAAGAAAAAACATGAAGCTGCGGTAGTAATACAAAGTAACTATAGAAAACACAGGCAATGGAAATCCTACAAAAATATTCAGTGGGCAGCCAGACTCATCCAGGTCAGAGTCAGAGCCAACCAAGCGAGCAAAATGGCAGTCCAGCAATATTCTTCCATTAGGAAAGCTACCATCTGCATCCAGAAAGCCTTTCGTAGGATGAAGGCAAGGAACCAAAGAAGACAGGAAGCTGCTCTCTTGCTTCAGCAGAGTTTTAAAAGGCAGAGAGCACGTAAGAATGACCTTGCCTTAAAAGCCGCTGCTATATCTCTTCAGAGAAGGTATCGAGCAACAGTACTCTCAAAACAGCAACGTGAGAACTTCCTTAATTTGCGTAGGGCAGTGATTATAATACAATCTGCCATCAGAGGCCTGCTTGTTAGAAGACACGTAAAGCAAATGCATCTGGCTGCTGCAGTTATCCAAGCAACCTTTCGAATGCACATAACCTACACTCAGTACAGAACAATGAAATCTGCTTGTGTTGTAATACAGCAACATTATAGAGCATATCAAGCAGCTAAGCAGACCAGAGAGTTGTACTTGAAACAGCAACGGTCTGCTCTAATTCTCCAGGCAGCTTACAGAGGAATGAAAGTTAGGCATATGTTAAAGAAAAAACATGAAGCTGCGGTAGTAATACAAAGTAACTATAGAAAACATAGGCAATGGAAATCCTACAAAAATATTCAGTGGGCAGCCAGACTCATCCAGGTCAGAGTCAGAGCCAACCAAGCGAGCAAAATGGCAGTCCAGCAATATTCTTCCATTAGGAAAGCTACCATCTGCATCCAGAAAGCTTTTCGCAGGATGAAGGCAAGGAACCAAAGAAGACAGGTAGCTGCTATCTTGCTTCAGCGGAGTTTTAAAAGACAGAGAGCACGTAAAAATTACCTTGCCTTAAAAGCAGCTGCTAACTTTCTTCAGAGAAAATATCGAGCAACAGTACTCTCAAAACAACAACATGAGAAGTTCCTTAATTTGCGTAGGGCAGTGATTATAATACAATCTGGTATAAGAGGCCTGCTTGTTAGGAGACACGTAAAGCAAATGCATCTGGCTGCTGCAGTTATCCAAGCAACCTTTCGAATGCGCATAACCTACACTCAGTACAGAACAATGAAATCTGCTTGTGTTGTAATACAGCACCATTATAGAGCATACCAAGCAGCTAAGCAAACCAAAGAGTTGTACTTAAAACAGCAACACTCTGCTCTAATTCTCCAGGCAGCTTACAGAGGAATGAAAGTTAGGCATATGTTAAAGAAAAAACACGAGGCTGCAGTAGTAATACAAAGTAACTATAGAAAACACAGACAATGGAAATCCTACAAAAATATTCAGTGGGCAGCCAGACTCATCCAGGTCAGAGTCAGAGCCAACCAAGCGAGCAAAATGGCAGTCCAGCAATATTCTTCCATTAAGAAAGCTACCATCTGCATCCAGAAAGCTTTTCGCAGGATGAAGGCAAGAAACCAAAGAAGGCAAGAAGCTGCTATCTTACTTCAGCGGAGTTTTAAAAGGCAGAGAGAACGTAAAAATTACCTTGCCTTAAAAGCGGCTGCTAACTTTCTTCAGAGGAAATATCGAGCAACAGTACTCTCAAAACAACAACATGGGAACTTTCTTAATTTGCGTAGGGCTGTGATTATAATACAATCTGGTATAAGAGGCCTGCTTGTTAGGAGACATGTAAAGCAAATGCATCTGGCTGCTGCAGTTATCCAAGCAACCTTTCGAATGCACATAACCTACACTCAGTACAGAACAATGAAATCTGCTTGTGTTGTAATACAGCAACATTATAGAGCATATCAAGCAGCTAAGCAAACCAAAGAGTTGTACTTGAAACAGAATCGGTCTGCTCTAATTCTCCAGGCAGCTTACAGAGGAATGAAAGTTAGGAATATGTTAAAGAAAAAACATGAAGCTGCAGTAGTCATACAAAGTAACTATAGAAAACATAGGCAATGGAAATCCTACAAAAGTATTCAGTGGGCAGTCAGACTCATCCAGGTCAGAGTCAGAGCCAACCAAGCGAGCAAAATGGCAGTCCAGCAATATTCTTCCATTCGGAAAGCTACCATCTGCATCCAGAAAGCTTTTCGCAGGATGAAGGCAAGAAACCAAAGTAGACAGGAAGCTGCTCTCTTGCTTCAGCGGAGTTTTAAAAGGCAGCGAGCCATTGAAGCCAAAGAACAATACCAGAAATATTGGAAAGCTGCAGTTTTAATACAACAACATTACCGATCTTACATGACTATGAAACATCACTCAACAGTTTATTTGCAAACATGTAAGAGAATAATTATTTTGCAAGCTACAGTGAGGGGTTTCATTGAACGACAGAGGTTTTCCAGAGTGAAAAGAAGCACAATAAAAATACag AGATGGTTTCGAGGAAACTGGCAGAGGAGGAAATATCTGCAATATCGTAGGAAcattattataatacaaagaatGGTGAGAAGATGGATTAGTCACAGAAATACAAATACAGGTGGAATTCCAAAAGACATAACCCCCCAAAATGTTAACACTGGAGTAATTAAATTTCAG GCATTGTGGAGAGGATATTCATGGAGAAAGAAGACTGATACTCCAGAAACCAGATCTCTGCGAGACAGTTTGATCATTGCCAATAAAGAAAGCAAAGAAGAGAATAAGCTGTATAATAGAACTGCAGTTGCCATTGATAATCTTcttaaatataaacatttttcTTATATTCTGGTAGCTTTGAAGGATCTGG AGATTGTTACAAGATTGTCTCCTGTATGCTGTGAAAATATGGCCCAAAGTAAAGCAGTCTGCACTATTTTTACTTTGATACGGAGCTGCAATAGAAGTGTCCCTAGTATGGATGTTATTAAATATTCTGTCCAAGTCTTGCTTAATTTATCAAAG TATGAAAAGACTGCTGATGCTGTTTATTCAGTGAAAAATTCAGTGGAAACACTGTTGGATTTACTTCAGATGTATCGGGAAAAATCTGGGGACAAAACTTCAAAAAAAACTGGAAGCATTTTTACCAAGACATGCTGCTTATTTGCTCATCTCTCAAAGGACTCGAGAAGAGCTTCT GAGATTCaaaacaatcataaaacagtTGCTAGACTTCGGAGATTGTTTAAAGTTACAGCCCGTAAACATCAAATGGATGTCCAAAGAATGCGTGCCAAACAGAGTTCCATTCCTGTAAAAACAAAAATAGTTTCAAG GCAGAGGCCGGATTGGGATTTAAGGAAAGATAATATAAGAGAGATTGTTGATCCATTGCAAGCCATCGAGATGGTTGTGAACACACTTGGAATTTCCTATGATTAA